The Lycium barbarum isolate Lr01 chromosome 10, ASM1917538v2, whole genome shotgun sequence genome includes a region encoding these proteins:
- the LOC132615204 gene encoding F-box/kelch-repeat protein At3g23880-like, protein MEILSRLPVRSILRFKCVSKPWGTLISGPYFKMTHLNHAKNDQNSKKLLISQRCPETNIYSIYCLLLSSPVQPVENVQKLDFPLISRPFRCAIQGSCDGLVIICVNENIDVGRNIRLLWNPSIGESVVLPHPELPMNEGSHLGFVYDSTFGDYKILKIHTGIDSPVEILALKSGSWRIIDKHPRGIHNVISNTESLPFVNEAFHWIGFSREKYFVVSFSISNETYGEIPLPDQMLCLRRNIYIGVSVLEGMFCVHSSPYDQRNAYFKLWVLKDYGVKESWNALFILEDPCLVGTIPIYRFEDGEVLFWGLNVDFAAYSFRTSTGPFALWPRCDTVHTGIAFTGSLISPKSQI, encoded by the coding sequence ATGGAGATCCTCAGCAGGTTACCCGTGCGGTCTATTCTCCGATTTAAATGTGTTTCAAAACCTTGGGGAACATTGATCTCCGGACCTTACTTTAAGATGACGCATCTCAATCATGCCAAGAATGaccaaaattccaaaaaactTCTTATTTCCCAACGTTGCCCTGAAACTAATATATATTCCATTTATTGTCTTCTTTTATCATCGCCGGTTCAACCAGTTGAGAATGTACAAAAGCTTGATTTCCCTTTAATCTCTAGACCATTCAGATGCGCAATCCAGGGTTCCTGTGATGGCTTGGTTATTATCTGTGTTAATGAAAATATTGATGTTGGACGCAACATACGTTTGCTATGGAACCCCTCCATTGGAGAATCAGTAGTACTTccccatccagagcttccaatgAATGAAGGATCTCATTTGGGATTTGTTTATGACTCAACTTTTGGTGACTATAAGATCCTTAAAATTCACACTGGCATAGATAGTCCTGTTGAAATTCTTGCATTGAAAAGTGGTTCCTGGAGAATTATTGATAAACATCCTCGTGGCATTCACAATGTGATATCTAATACGGAGTCTTTGCCATTTGTAAACGAGGCATTTCATTGGATCGGTTTTTCAAGAGAAAAGTATTTTGTGGTTTCATTCAGTATTTCAAATGAAACGTACGGAGAGATACCCTTGCCAGACCAAATGTTATGCTTGAGGCGCAACATCTATATTGGCGTTTCAGTATTGGAAGGTATGTTTTGTGTTCATTCTTCTCCTTATGATCAGAGGAACGCCTATTTTAAATTATGGGTATTGAAAGACTATGGTGTCAAGGAATCTTGGAATGCATTGTTTATTCTAGAAGATCCCTGTCTTGTTGGCACCATACCAATTTATAGGTTTGAGGATGGTGAAGTGCTATTTTGGGGCTTGAATGTTGATTTTGCTGCGTATTCTTTTAGGACATCCACAGGACCATTTGCATTATGGCCTCGATGTGATACCGTTCATACTGGAATCGCTTTCACGGGAAGCTTGATCTCTCCAAAATCACAAATTTAG